Proteins from one Nakamurella multipartita DSM 44233 genomic window:
- a CDS encoding GAF and ANTAR domain-containing protein, translating into MTANGTELQPDLGPTSESDLAEAARQVADNPDVQDALQSVVELAMASCECFGASVTLVGVAGGAETTATSAQIIEQADNLQYDFDEGPCLSAAETGGVFLIVDTRTDPRWPVWGPAVAEMGLGSVLSIHLFTDTRVLGALNLYYESITDFSDDEVETARIVAAHASVALARLRSERDLWRAIDSRHLIGQAQGILMERLKLSPEKAFAVLRRHSQQSNIKLHEVAATLVRTGQLPS; encoded by the coding sequence ATGACGGCGAACGGGACCGAACTGCAACCGGACCTGGGCCCGACCTCGGAGTCCGATCTGGCCGAGGCGGCCCGGCAGGTGGCCGACAATCCGGACGTCCAGGACGCGCTGCAGTCGGTGGTCGAGCTGGCCATGGCCTCCTGCGAGTGCTTCGGGGCCAGCGTCACCCTGGTCGGCGTGGCCGGCGGGGCGGAGACCACGGCCACGTCGGCCCAGATCATCGAGCAGGCGGACAACCTGCAGTACGACTTCGACGAGGGCCCCTGCCTGAGTGCGGCGGAGACCGGCGGGGTGTTCCTGATCGTGGACACCCGCACCGATCCCCGGTGGCCGGTCTGGGGGCCCGCCGTGGCCGAGATGGGGCTGGGCAGCGTGCTCAGCATCCACCTGTTCACCGACACGCGAGTGCTCGGGGCGCTGAACCTGTACTACGAATCGATCACCGACTTCAGCGACGACGAGGTGGAGACCGCGCGCATTGTCGCCGCCCACGCGTCGGTCGCGCTGGCCCGGTTGCGGTCCGAACGCGACCTGTGGCGGGCCATCGATTCCCGGCACCTGATCGGGCAGGCCCAGGGCATCTTGATGGAGCGGCTCAAGCTCAGCCCGGAGAAGGCGTTCGCCGTGCTCCGACGCCACTCGCAGCAGAGCAACATCAAGCTGCACGAGGTGGCGGCCACACTGGTCCGCACCGGGCAGCTGCCCTCCTGA
- a CDS encoding sigma-70 family RNA polymerase sigma factor — MTAVLDVVDLTPSSPTIPTLTLVPAPVEPVESVEPVESVGLVEPVEPARRPASGHTIAAAPTGDRARRVRELLEYTAGCTDPDELRRCQQQVVTEYIPVARSLAARYSGRGVERSDLEQLAYMGLIKAVQRWRPGRSDDFLQFAVPTIVGEIKRYFRDHSWLVRPPRRIQELRAAISEAEQSQRHQDGRAPSDAELAKATGATVTDIDEARAAAACCRPRSLDEEQGPGLALALSWGEEDAELRRVEDRATVERLLDALTDRERDVVHMRFDNGWSQSRIGREIGVSQMQVSRWLRSITEKLASCVER, encoded by the coding sequence GTGACTGCTGTCCTGGACGTCGTCGATCTGACGCCTTCTTCCCCCACCATTCCCACCCTCACCCTGGTGCCCGCGCCGGTCGAGCCGGTCGAGTCCGTTGAGCCGGTCGAGTCCGTCGGCTTGGTCGAGCCGGTCGAGCCGGCCCGGCGGCCGGCTTCGGGGCACACCATCGCCGCCGCGCCGACCGGAGACCGGGCCCGCCGGGTGCGCGAACTGCTCGAGTACACCGCCGGCTGCACCGACCCGGACGAATTGCGCCGGTGCCAGCAGCAGGTGGTCACCGAGTACATCCCGGTGGCCCGCTCGCTGGCCGCCCGCTACTCCGGCCGCGGGGTGGAGCGCAGCGACCTCGAGCAGCTGGCCTACATGGGTCTGATCAAGGCCGTGCAGCGCTGGCGGCCGGGCCGCAGTGACGATTTCCTGCAGTTCGCGGTGCCGACCATCGTCGGTGAGATCAAGCGTTACTTCCGCGATCACTCGTGGCTGGTTCGCCCGCCCCGGCGGATCCAGGAGCTGCGGGCCGCGATCAGCGAGGCCGAGCAGTCGCAGCGGCATCAGGACGGTCGCGCGCCCTCGGACGCCGAGCTGGCCAAGGCCACCGGGGCCACGGTGACCGACATCGACGAGGCCCGGGCGGCGGCCGCGTGCTGCCGGCCGCGCTCGCTGGACGAGGAGCAGGGCCCCGGCCTGGCGCTGGCGCTGAGCTGGGGCGAGGAGGACGCCGAGCTGCGGCGGGTGGAGGACCGGGCGACGGTCGAGCGGCTGCTCGACGCCCTGACCGATCGCGAGCGGGACGTGGTCCACATGCGGTTCGACAACGGCTGGTCGCAGTCCCGGATCGGCCGCGAGATCGGGGTGAGCCAGATGCAGGTCTCGCGCTGGCTGCGCTCCATCACCGAGAAGCTGGCGTCCTGCGTGGAACGCTGA
- a CDS encoding SixA phosphatase family protein: MAEPTAPSDRSDPAGARTLVLMRHAAAGSAVRDHDRPLTPDGVRAATAAGQWLRGHLPAVDVVVCSTAARTRQTLAATGISAQVRYRDELYGGGVDEILAEVAAVPADASTVLVVGHAPTIPATGWELVRQSLLNRDADPSSGAGDELRHFAAGTFAVLSTTGAWADLAQAGAELQLVQHPVA, translated from the coding sequence ATGGCCGAGCCAACCGCGCCGAGCGACCGGTCCGATCCGGCCGGCGCCCGGACCCTGGTCCTGATGCGGCACGCTGCGGCCGGCAGCGCGGTCCGCGACCACGACCGGCCGCTCACCCCGGACGGGGTGCGGGCGGCCACCGCGGCCGGGCAGTGGCTGCGCGGCCACCTGCCCGCGGTCGACGTCGTGGTCTGCTCCACCGCGGCCCGCACCCGGCAGACGCTGGCCGCGACCGGCATCAGCGCCCAAGTCCGGTACCGCGACGAGCTCTACGGCGGCGGGGTCGACGAGATCCTGGCCGAGGTGGCCGCGGTCCCGGCCGACGCGAGCACCGTGCTGGTGGTCGGGCACGCCCCGACCATCCCGGCCACCGGCTGGGAGCTGGTCCGGCAGTCCCTGCTGAACCGGGACGCGGACCCCTCTTCGGGCGCCGGCGACGAGCTGCGGCACTTCGCCGCCGGCACGTTCGCGGTGCTGAGCACCACCGGGGCCTGGGCCGATCTGGCGCAGGCCGGCGCCGAACTGCAGCTCGTGCAGCATCCGGTCGCCTGA
- a CDS encoding inositol monophosphatase family protein — translation MSPAPDTAVDPARLLDLAMRGARAAGRELLNRYGKVEGLSTKSSATDPVSDADRCSESTLVKLITSERPDDGLLGEEGADRASTSGIRWVIDPLDGTVNYLYELDNFAVSIAAEDEHGALVGVVHNPVTKRTFHAVRGVGASVDGQPLRVNDPVPMNRALLATGFGYDPDIRRQQGAMIARLLPQVRDIRRIGSAALDLCAVASGSVDAYFEEGVKAWDVAAGGLIAQEAGAHLTRTAPIAGQPGILVAGPALFDELVAALVRIRDAG, via the coding sequence ATGTCTCCTGCCCCGGACACGGCCGTCGACCCTGCCCGCCTCCTGGACCTGGCGATGCGCGGCGCCCGCGCCGCCGGCCGGGAACTGCTCAACCGCTACGGCAAGGTGGAGGGGCTGAGCACGAAATCGTCGGCGACCGACCCGGTCTCGGACGCCGATCGGTGCTCCGAGTCGACCCTGGTCAAGCTCATCACCTCGGAGCGTCCTGACGACGGGCTGCTCGGCGAGGAGGGCGCCGACCGGGCATCCACGTCGGGCATCCGCTGGGTGATCGACCCGTTGGACGGCACGGTCAATTACCTCTACGAGCTGGACAACTTCGCGGTGAGCATCGCCGCCGAGGACGAACACGGGGCCCTGGTCGGCGTCGTGCACAACCCGGTGACCAAGCGGACGTTCCACGCCGTCCGCGGGGTCGGGGCGAGCGTCGACGGGCAACCGTTGCGGGTCAACGACCCGGTCCCGATGAACCGGGCGCTGCTGGCCACCGGCTTCGGCTACGACCCGGACATCCGGCGGCAGCAGGGCGCGATGATTGCCCGGCTGCTGCCCCAGGTCCGCGACATCCGGCGGATCGGCTCGGCCGCCCTGGATCTGTGCGCCGTGGCGTCCGGATCGGTGGACGCCTACTTCGAGGAAGGCGTCAAGGCCTGGGACGTCGCCGCCGGAGGGCTGATCGCGCAGGAGGCGGGTGCACACCTGACCCGGACGGCGCCGATCGCCGGCCAGCCCGGCATCCTGGTCGCCGGTCCGGCCCTGTTCGACGAGCTGGTGGCCGCGCTGGTCCGCATTCGCGACGCCGGCTGA
- a CDS encoding LLM class F420-dependent oxidoreductase, whose translation MDLRIFTEPQQGASHADLLAVAQATRAGGFSAFFRSDHVLAMGGAGLPGPSDSYVNLAAIAALVPDIRLGTLVTSATFRHPSMTALAAASVDDISGGRLELGLGTGWFEAEHRAYGLDFGDSFGERFDRLTEQLKIITGMWATPVGQTFSHTGRHYTITDSPALPKPQQRDAQGRAHLPIIIGGHGPKRTPALAARFADEFNVGFSDLDTTTTQLGRVRAACAAAGRDPGSLVYSIAHPMFVGTDDAQVARRAAAAGRSPEQARESPLAGTVDQVVDTLATWAAAGVQRVYLQVLDLADLDHLALVAEQVLPAVREF comes from the coding sequence ATGGATCTCCGCATCTTCACCGAGCCCCAGCAGGGCGCCAGCCACGCTGATCTGCTGGCCGTCGCGCAGGCCACCCGAGCGGGTGGATTCTCCGCCTTCTTCCGCTCCGACCACGTGCTGGCGATGGGCGGGGCCGGCTTGCCCGGCCCCTCGGATTCCTACGTCAACCTGGCCGCGATCGCGGCCCTGGTGCCGGACATCCGGCTGGGCACGCTGGTCACCTCGGCCACCTTCCGGCACCCGTCGATGACCGCGCTGGCCGCCGCGTCGGTCGACGACATCTCCGGTGGGCGACTGGAACTCGGCCTGGGCACGGGCTGGTTCGAGGCCGAGCACCGGGCCTACGGCCTGGACTTCGGCGACTCGTTCGGGGAGCGGTTCGACCGGTTGACCGAGCAGCTGAAGATCATCACCGGGATGTGGGCGACCCCGGTCGGCCAGACCTTCAGCCACACCGGCCGGCACTACACGATCACCGACTCGCCCGCCCTGCCCAAGCCGCAGCAGCGCGATGCGCAGGGCCGGGCCCACCTGCCGATCATCATCGGCGGCCACGGACCGAAGCGGACCCCGGCGCTGGCCGCCCGCTTCGCCGACGAGTTCAACGTCGGCTTTTCCGACCTGGACACGACGACCACCCAGCTCGGCCGGGTCCGCGCGGCCTGCGCGGCGGCCGGCCGGGATCCCGGGTCGCTGGTCTACTCGATCGCCCACCCGATGTTCGTCGGCACCGACGACGCGCAGGTCGCCCGCCGCGCCGCCGCCGCGGGTCGCTCGCCGGAGCAGGCCCGGGAAAGCCCGCTGGCCGGCACCGTCGATCAGGTGGTGGACACCCTGGCCACCTGGGCCGCGGCCGGCGTGCAGCGGGTCTACCTGCAGGTCCTGGACCTGGCCGACCTGGACCATCTGGCCCTGGTCGCCGAACAGGTGCTGCCGGCGGTGCGGGAGTTCTGA
- a CDS encoding YbaK/EbsC family protein, whose product MTPLRTLGTLSTTPALERTDLLAPPVAAALAADARAGGVAVAPIDPELADTAAFCAAYQVSPAASANCVVVAGKRAGEQRWGAAVILATTRADVNGVVRRRLDVRKVSFAAMADAVSLTGMEYGGITPIGLPAGWPVLIDAAVAAAGPVVIGSGIRGSKIVLDAALLVELTGAEVIEGLAGPV is encoded by the coding sequence ATGACGCCGTTGCGCACCCTGGGCACGCTGAGCACCACCCCGGCGCTGGAACGGACCGACCTGCTGGCCCCGCCGGTGGCCGCCGCGCTGGCCGCCGACGCCCGGGCCGGCGGGGTCGCGGTCGCGCCCATCGACCCCGAGCTGGCGGACACTGCCGCGTTCTGCGCGGCCTACCAGGTCTCGCCGGCCGCGTCGGCGAACTGTGTCGTCGTCGCCGGCAAACGGGCGGGCGAGCAGCGCTGGGGGGCCGCGGTGATCCTGGCCACCACCCGGGCGGACGTCAACGGGGTGGTGCGACGCCGGCTGGACGTGCGCAAGGTGTCGTTCGCGGCGATGGCCGACGCGGTCAGCCTGACCGGGATGGAGTACGGCGGGATCACCCCGATCGGCCTGCCCGCCGGCTGGCCGGTGCTGATCGACGCCGCGGTCGCGGCCGCCGGGCCGGTGGTCATCGGCTCCGGCATCCGCGGCTCCAAGATCGTGCTGGACGCGGCCCTGCTGGTCGAACTGACCGGCGCCGAGGTGATCGAAGGCCTGGCCGGCCCGGTCTGA
- the dusB gene encoding tRNA dihydrouridine synthase DusB, translating into MHLPSTLTPASATTAQPAPSPAPAAGTLQIGPYPVWPPVVLAPMAGVTNAPFRSLCREFGAGLYVCEMITTRALVAGDPKSRAMMRFEPDEHPRSVQLYGVDPVVVGQAVRLVVEQDLADHIDLNFGCPVPKVTRKGGGSAIPYKRRLFESIVRSAVDQATPHGVPVTVKMRIGIDSDHITYLDAGRIAEDAGVAAVALHARTAIQHYSGQADWETIGRLKQAVTSVPVLGNGDIFAASDALTMMAMTGCDGVVVGRGCQGRPWLFAELAAAFDGRPAPTPPDLRAVAEVMRRHAVLLVAEMGADRGIRELRKHTAWYLRGFAVGSQVRRELGMVASLTELDELIGQLDLDQPYPQAAEGPRGRQGTPQRRVALPHGWLDDPESAAVPHEAELDDGGG; encoded by the coding sequence GTGCATCTCCCGTCCACCCTCACCCCAGCGAGCGCGACGACCGCGCAGCCGGCGCCGAGCCCGGCGCCGGCTGCCGGCACGCTGCAGATCGGTCCGTATCCCGTCTGGCCGCCGGTCGTGCTGGCGCCGATGGCCGGCGTCACCAACGCTCCGTTCCGCTCCCTGTGCCGTGAGTTCGGTGCGGGGCTGTACGTCTGCGAGATGATCACCACCCGGGCGCTGGTGGCCGGCGACCCGAAGTCACGGGCGATGATGCGCTTCGAACCGGACGAGCACCCGCGCTCGGTGCAGCTCTACGGGGTCGACCCGGTGGTGGTCGGGCAGGCCGTGCGCCTGGTCGTCGAGCAGGACCTGGCCGACCACATCGACCTGAACTTCGGCTGCCCGGTGCCCAAGGTCACCCGCAAGGGCGGCGGTTCGGCCATCCCCTACAAGCGGCGGCTGTTCGAGTCGATCGTCCGGTCGGCCGTCGACCAGGCCACCCCGCACGGGGTTCCGGTCACCGTCAAGATGCGCATCGGCATCGACTCCGACCACATCACCTACCTGGACGCCGGCCGGATCGCCGAGGACGCCGGGGTGGCCGCGGTCGCCCTGCACGCCCGGACGGCGATCCAGCACTACTCGGGACAGGCGGACTGGGAGACGATCGGCCGGCTCAAGCAGGCGGTCACCTCGGTGCCGGTGCTGGGCAACGGCGACATCTTCGCCGCCTCCGACGCGCTGACCATGATGGCGATGACCGGCTGCGACGGCGTCGTCGTCGGCCGCGGCTGCCAGGGCCGGCCGTGGCTGTTCGCCGAGCTGGCCGCCGCCTTCGACGGCCGGCCCGCCCCGACCCCGCCGGACCTGCGCGCGGTGGCCGAGGTGATGCGCCGGCACGCGGTGCTGCTGGTCGCCGAGATGGGCGCCGACCGCGGCATCCGGGAGCTGCGCAAGCACACGGCCTGGTACCTGCGCGGGTTCGCCGTCGGTTCGCAGGTCCGCCGCGAGCTCGGCATGGTCGCCAGCCTGACCGAGCTCGACGAGCTGATCGGTCAGCTCGACCTCGACCAGCCCTATCCGCAGGCCGCCGAGGGACCCCGCGGCCGGCAGGGCACGCCGCAGCGGCGGGTCGCGCTGCCGCACGGCTGGCTGGACGACCCGGAATCGGCGGCCGTCCCGCATGAGGCCGAACTGGACGACGGTGGCGGCTGA
- a CDS encoding LCP family protein, producing MTHSASPGPEKSPTSAAPAPHPHHVWLNVGRVAVALLAVLVLAATGLEWTIKSRADSGILSRSVQAIVTDDTNISTAPGTTVAPGEFTPENILLLGSDTRAGAANAQAGGTDDSTADGVANSDTLMIAHISSDRHVTVLSIPRDTMVDAPTCRVWDGATGQLSDQTYPVSSGDKWHINSAYSVGGPQCTVRAVQDLTGLRIDRVIGIDFAGFQSMVDALGGITVNVCRPIVDGELGTVVPDGGVQTIHGEQALSLVRARKVEGDTDSDLARIRRQQIVLSAILQQVTSAGTLLNPAKLDAFLQAFVQNTFTDNVTIDDLVALAQSMGNLDPSKVTFYTLPTVPSRSNPDALDPDEDAANAVFEALRNDQPLPGESGSTTSTAPSTPAVPEPSAGAVGGLATGTTVDPATVNLTVVNVTGRSGVAGQAMDELNNVGFDITDDDLQARPDDVQSAVTIEYDPTNLNAALTVAAAVPGATVVPVSGLGKSVRLLLGEDYDGSVSPVKAKASVTATMGSATSTPTASDDQDSAQSTAPSLTTPLTSINAGEALCA from the coding sequence GTGACCCACAGCGCGTCCCCGGGCCCCGAGAAGTCGCCCACCTCCGCGGCCCCCGCACCCCATCCGCACCACGTCTGGCTCAATGTCGGACGGGTCGCGGTGGCCCTGCTGGCCGTCCTGGTGCTGGCCGCCACCGGCCTGGAATGGACCATCAAGTCCCGGGCCGATTCGGGCATTCTTTCCCGCAGCGTCCAGGCGATCGTCACCGACGACACCAATATCTCCACCGCCCCGGGGACCACGGTCGCGCCCGGCGAATTCACCCCCGAGAACATCCTGCTGCTCGGTTCGGATACCCGGGCCGGAGCGGCTAACGCGCAGGCCGGCGGCACCGACGACAGCACCGCCGACGGGGTGGCCAACTCGGACACCCTGATGATCGCGCACATCAGCAGCGACCGGCACGTCACCGTGCTGTCCATCCCCCGCGACACCATGGTCGACGCGCCCACCTGCAGGGTCTGGGACGGGGCCACCGGGCAGCTCAGCGACCAGACCTACCCGGTCAGCTCGGGCGACAAGTGGCACATCAACTCGGCCTACTCGGTCGGTGGCCCGCAGTGCACCGTCCGCGCGGTCCAGGACCTGACCGGGCTGCGGATCGACCGGGTGATCGGCATCGACTTCGCCGGGTTCCAGAGCATGGTCGACGCCCTGGGCGGCATCACCGTGAACGTCTGCCGGCCGATCGTCGACGGTGAGCTGGGCACCGTGGTGCCCGACGGCGGCGTGCAGACCATCCATGGCGAGCAGGCGTTGAGCCTGGTCCGGGCCCGCAAGGTGGAGGGCGACACCGACTCCGACCTGGCCCGGATCCGCCGGCAGCAGATCGTGCTGTCCGCGATCCTGCAGCAGGTCACCAGCGCCGGCACCCTGCTCAACCCGGCCAAGCTGGACGCGTTCCTGCAGGCGTTCGTGCAGAACACCTTCACCGACAACGTCACCATCGACGACCTGGTCGCGCTGGCCCAGTCGATGGGCAACCTGGACCCGAGCAAGGTCACCTTCTACACCCTGCCCACGGTGCCCAGCCGGTCCAACCCGGACGCCCTTGACCCCGACGAGGACGCCGCCAACGCCGTCTTCGAGGCGCTGCGCAACGACCAGCCGCTGCCCGGTGAGTCCGGCTCGACGACCTCCACCGCGCCCAGTACCCCGGCGGTGCCCGAACCGTCCGCCGGCGCGGTCGGCGGCCTGGCCACCGGCACCACTGTCGACCCGGCCACGGTGAACCTGACCGTGGTCAACGTGACCGGCCGCAGCGGCGTCGCCGGCCAGGCGATGGACGAGCTCAACAACGTCGGCTTCGACATCACCGACGACGACCTGCAGGCCCGGCCGGACGACGTCCAGTCCGCGGTCACCATCGAGTACGACCCGACCAACCTCAACGCCGCCCTCACCGTGGCCGCCGCCGTGCCGGGAGCCACCGTGGTCCCGGTCAGTGGCCTGGGCAAGTCGGTGCGGTTGCTGCTCGGCGAGGACTACGACGGATCGGTGTCGCCGGTGAAGGCGAAGGCGAGTGTGACCGCGACCATGGGTTCGGCCACCAGCACCCCGACCGCGAGCGACGATCAGGACTCCGCCCAGAGCACCGCCCCGTCCCTGACCACCCCGCTGACCTCGATCAATGCCGGCGAGGCGCTCTGCGCCTGA
- the phoU gene encoding phosphate signaling complex protein PhoU — protein sequence MREGYHLRLAELGEHGSSMCQVASDALRDATQALLDADLALAERVIASDVQLDDMRANAEKVAVELLALEAPVARDLRIVVSALWIVADLQRMGALAIHVAKAARRRHPAHVIPADVRPIVERMGRVGVHLADQAGVVLRTRDVELARQLEIEDDLMDDLQRDLYNSLLAPTWRHGVAPAVDISLLARFYERFADHAVSIARRTVYLVTGENVGGDTTPAFASRD from the coding sequence ATGCGCGAGGGTTATCATCTGCGGCTGGCCGAACTCGGTGAGCACGGTTCGTCCATGTGCCAGGTCGCCAGCGATGCGCTGCGCGACGCCACCCAGGCCCTGCTCGACGCCGACCTGGCGCTGGCCGAACGGGTCATCGCCTCGGACGTGCAGCTCGACGACATGCGGGCCAACGCCGAGAAGGTCGCGGTGGAGCTGCTGGCCCTGGAGGCCCCGGTGGCCCGGGACCTGCGGATCGTGGTGTCGGCGCTGTGGATCGTGGCCGACCTGCAGCGGATGGGCGCCCTGGCCATCCACGTGGCCAAGGCCGCCCGCCGGCGACATCCCGCGCACGTCATCCCGGCCGATGTGCGGCCGATCGTCGAGCGGATGGGCCGCGTCGGGGTGCACCTGGCCGACCAGGCCGGCGTCGTGCTGCGCACCCGGGACGTCGAGCTGGCCCGCCAGCTCGAGATCGAGGACGACCTGATGGACGACCTGCAGCGCGACCTGTACAACTCGCTGCTCGCCCCGACCTGGCGGCACGGCGTCGCCCCGGCCGTGGACATCTCGCTGCTGGCCCGCTTCTACGAGCGATTCGCCGACCACGCGGTCTCCATCGCCCGCCGCACCGTGTACCTGGTGACCGGCGAGAACGTCGGCGGCGACACCACCCCCGCCTTCGCCTCCCGCGACTAG
- the pstB gene encoding phosphate ABC transporter ATP-binding protein PstB has translation MAKRIDVEDVNVFYGDFLAVQDASINIAPLSVTAFIGPSGCGKSTFLRVLNRMHEVIPGGRVSGKVLLDGEDLYGPGVDPVNVRRTVGMVFQKPNPFPTMSIYDNVIAGYKIAGTKKNKSTMDDIVERSLKGANLWEEVKQRLNRPGAGLSGGQQQRLCIARAIAVEPSVLLMDEPCSALDPISTLAIEDLISELKTRYTIVIVTHNMQQAARVSDRTAFFNLAGVGQPGRLIEYDDTATIFSNPKVKATEDYISGRFG, from the coding sequence ATGGCCAAGCGCATCGACGTCGAAGACGTCAACGTGTTCTACGGCGACTTCCTTGCCGTGCAGGACGCCTCGATCAACATCGCCCCGCTGTCGGTGACCGCGTTCATCGGCCCGTCCGGCTGCGGCAAGTCGACCTTCCTGCGGGTGCTGAACCGGATGCACGAGGTGATCCCCGGCGGCCGGGTCTCCGGCAAGGTGCTGCTGGACGGCGAGGACCTGTACGGGCCCGGGGTCGACCCGGTGAACGTTCGCCGGACCGTCGGCATGGTGTTCCAGAAGCCGAACCCGTTCCCGACCATGTCGATCTACGACAACGTGATCGCCGGCTACAAGATCGCGGGCACCAAGAAGAACAAGTCGACGATGGACGACATCGTCGAGCGCTCGCTCAAGGGTGCGAACCTGTGGGAAGAGGTCAAGCAGCGGCTGAACCGGCCGGGTGCGGGCCTGTCCGGTGGCCAGCAGCAGCGGCTGTGCATCGCCCGGGCCATCGCCGTCGAGCCGTCGGTGCTGCTGATGGACGAGCCCTGCTCGGCCCTGGACCCCATCTCGACCCTGGCCATCGAGGACCTGATCAGCGAGCTCAAGACCCGCTACACGATCGTCATCGTCACCCACAACATGCAGCAGGCGGCCCGGGTCTCGGACCGCACCGCGTTCTTCAACCTCGCCGGCGTGGGCCAGCCGGGCCGGTTGATCGAGTACGACGACACCGCCACGATCTTCTCCAACCCGAAGGTCAAGGCCACCGAGGACTACATCTCCGGCCGCTTCGGCTGA
- the pstA gene encoding phosphate ABC transporter permease PstA, protein MSVATAPASPGSIRSELVGARLPSWAPYGSAVAAMGLAVLLRTLLDWTGWATTVLAAAALFVIVLTAWSIGIEGRRQAKNRFATTLIYASFLAAIVPLVLILTYIGVKGFSVFSADFFLRSMNGVTSRMDGGGVYHALIGTLQQVAIAAIIALPIGIFTAIYLVEYGRGTFARIVTFFVDVMTGVPSIVAGLFVYTFLLLGFGMRPFGAAGALALAILMVPVSVRASEEMLKLVPRDLRDASYALGVPKWRTVLKVVLPTAMSGLITSSLLAIARVAGETAPLILLTGYTASINFNPFSGDQATLPMMVWDQLGKRSGTTSNDLTEARAWGAALTLVLLVLILNVGARLLARLAKPKTS, encoded by the coding sequence ATGAGTGTGGCGACCGCCCCGGCCTCGCCGGGGTCCATCCGCTCCGAGCTGGTCGGGGCGCGGCTGCCGTCCTGGGCGCCCTATGGCAGCGCGGTGGCCGCGATGGGGCTGGCCGTGCTGCTGCGCACCCTGCTGGACTGGACCGGCTGGGCGACCACCGTGCTGGCCGCCGCGGCGCTGTTCGTCATCGTGCTCACGGCCTGGTCGATCGGCATCGAGGGCCGCCGGCAGGCCAAGAACCGGTTCGCCACCACGCTGATCTACGCCTCGTTCCTGGCCGCGATCGTGCCGCTGGTGCTGATCCTGACCTACATCGGGGTCAAGGGCTTCTCGGTGTTCTCGGCCGACTTCTTCCTGCGGTCGATGAACGGCGTGACCAGCCGGATGGACGGCGGCGGCGTTTACCACGCGTTGATCGGCACCCTGCAGCAGGTGGCGATCGCCGCGATCATCGCCCTGCCCATCGGCATCTTCACGGCCATCTACCTGGTCGAATACGGTCGCGGCACGTTCGCCCGGATCGTCACGTTCTTCGTCGACGTGATGACCGGCGTGCCCTCCATCGTCGCCGGCCTGTTCGTCTACACCTTCCTGCTGCTGGGTTTCGGCATGCGGCCGTTCGGTGCCGCCGGGGCGTTGGCGCTGGCGATCCTGATGGTGCCGGTGTCCGTCCGGGCGTCCGAGGAGATGCTCAAGCTGGTGCCCCGCGACCTGCGCGACGCGTCGTACGCGCTGGGCGTGCCCAAGTGGCGGACGGTGCTGAAGGTCGTGCTGCCCACCGCGATGTCCGGCCTGATCACGTCCTCGCTGCTGGCGATCGCCCGGGTGGCCGGGGAGACCGCGCCGCTGATCCTGCTCACCGGGTACACCGCGTCGATCAACTTCAATCCGTTCTCCGGCGACCAGGCCACCCTGCCGATGATGGTGTGGGACCAGCTCGGCAAGCGCTCCGGCACCACCTCCAACGACCTGACCGAGGCGCGGGCCTGGGGCGCCGCGCTGACCCTGGTGTTGCTGGTGCTGATCCTCAACGTCGGCGCCCGGCTGCTCGCCCGCCTCGCCAAGCCCAAGACCAGCTAG